CACTGTTGTCCGGTAAAAATAAATTATAAGTAAGAAATATGACTAAGTTTAATAAAAACGAAGAAATATTAAGAGAATAGAAAATAGAACCTCCGGTTAACCAAAAAGTAAAAGTTGTTCATCTGTTTTTGTAGTTAAAAAACTCCAATCGGCATCAGGTTTTTCCAGAAACTTAAATAAGTTTATGTATGTCATTAAATGATATCTAATGACAGAAACCATATTGGAATACGCCCAACTTCGTTTAATTTTTCTTTGTATTACTAACATTATAAGCTGAATAATCAGACTTACCCATATTTGTATTTCAATTGCATTTTGGCTATCGCCTAAAAAATATTTTAACGGGAAATTCTGTTTTAATCTTTTAAACATTTTCTCTATCTGCCAACGGTTCTTATATATTTCCGCCACTTTATCGGCTTCTATTTCAAAATTGTTCGTAATAAATTCATATACCTTTTTGTGTGGCTCATGCCAATATGCTATTCTTCTTAATTCTATTGTCTTTTCTTTTTTTTGAACTTTTATTCTTTCATCCTTTATTACCCCAGGATCAATACCATCTTTAATATCAAATTCTGCTATGCTTTCATAGACAGCATTTTCTTTCTGCCTGGTAATAAAATATATCCCGTCTAATGTCCATTCCGAATATTGAGCATAGTCATTATATCCTTTATCGAAGACTACATAGGAGCCTTTCTTTAATTCCAACTCTCTTAAGAACGTATGATCGTGTGTTGCTGCCGAGCTGAACTTAATTAAGCACGGCACGTCTTCCAGCGCATTTATCATTGTATGCATTTTTATTCCCCCCTTCTTTTTCCCATTCACAGGGTTCCTTCCCGCTCCTTTCAATATATCACTGAACAGGCTTATTGTGGTACTATCTATTATTTTTAATCCCTCTATTGCCACCGCGCTTTTATTGCTGTCCGATAAAAATCCCTTATACTGCTCATATAGTCTGTTATAGATTTCTCTGAATACTTCGCTCTTTCTGTTTTTGTTTGCATCTGATATTGTACTGCGGCGTGGAAAGTGTTTCAGCCCTAAATGATTGATTTTCCCTTCGCACGCCAGTATTATGCTTGTTATTTCTCTTAGTGAATTGCATCCGCTTAGTATCGTATATATCATGCTTACCAAATGGTCATACGTCTTGAATTTCTTATAATATTTATCACTCTTGTACTTTTCTGCTGTCCGGTATATTTTTGCCGGCTCTATGTACTTTAGTATTTGACTTATTATTGGTTGTCCGCTGAATTTATTAGTTTTGTTCATGGTTTATTTGTTTTCTGTTAATTACAAATTTAACCATGGCAAGGGATTTATCCTTTCGATTTTTCCCTTGTCTTTTATTTTTTACCGGACACTACTGATTTTAATTGAAATGAATCAGAACTCGTTTTAGAAAAGCAACAGGGTGGTCTAATACAAACCAAAACAAGCCGGAGTTGTCCGCTTTTATTTTAAGCTCGCAGTAAATTATTTATACAACAAGGAAACTAATTAATCTAATACAACTGTTAGAATATAATGGGAGTTAAATATTCAACTTAGTTAATTAGCCTTGTTGAATACAAAATTCTTGATTAAAAACGTTCTGTATTAGCGACCAGTTGTTACAAAATTAAAGTAGCATCAATAAAATAATTTAATAAAGGAGTTTTATAAATGAAAAATTTACCAATCCGAATAGTGTTTTTATTTTTGATAATAATAAGCACATCATTTACAGGAACAGTTGTGGCACAAACTACTCAGTCTTCACAGACAGTCTTCGTATCAACTATAAATGCTTTACTGGAAGGTTCATCTGATACTTCCAAAGCTACAGCAACAGCGTGGGCAATTCTATCCGGAGATAAAACCCAACTAACATATAGAATTACTTACGCAAAGCTTACTTCAAAATTTACAGCTTCACATTTTCATTTGGGTTTTCCAGGAACAAATGGACCGGTGGTTCATGCAATTCAATATACCAGAAATACAGCCATTGGCAGCTGGACAAATTTACCGGATAGCATTGTTACTGCACTAATAAGAGGGCAAATATATATTAATATCCACACGCAAAATTACCCTGGTGGTGAAATAAGAGGGCAGTTAAAACCGGTCGATGGTATTCCATTTTTGTTTTCGCCGGAACCCGGACAAGTAAATTCTCCAGATACATCAAAAGCATCTGGAACAGGTTGGGCTGTCTTAAGCTCTGATGGATCAGTTCCATATCTTACTTATGGAATGACGATAGCCGGATTAACCAGCAATTATACTGCCTCGCATTTTCATATCGGTGTGGCAACTCAAAATGGCGGAGTGGTTCATCCAATTGCATTTAGTGATAGCTCTGCTTATGGACGATGGGATAATATTTCTGATCAAAATGTATTAGCACTTTTAAGAGATGGAATTTACGCAAATGTTCATTCAGCAAATTATCCGGGCGGAGAAATACGTGGACAGCTTATTAAATCCGGAACAATTTCCTTCTATGCTTCACTTGATGGCAACCAGGAAGTTCCGATTGTAACTACAAATGCAACAGGAACAGCATTGTTTGTTTTGAATGATAGTTTGTCATCACTTGCTTATAGAATTACTTTTGCCAATCTTCAGGATGGTTTTACTGCTTCTCATTTTCATCTGGGTGCATTTGGTGTTCCTGGTGGAGTTGTTAAACCGATTAATACATTTAAGGGAAATACGGCAGATGGTATTTGGAGTGGAATTCCAGATAGCTTGCTGGTTAGTTTGGTTAAAGGTAATCTCTACGTTAATATTCATTCCAAAGCGCATGGAGGCGGAGAGATAAGAGGGCAAGTATGGCTGAATGAAGGTATAGCATTTATTGCATCATTAAATAGTGCACAGAGCGGACAATCGGTTTCATCTTTAGGTTCAGGTACCTCCTGGCTTTCATTGGTTGATGATACATTAAAATTCCAGATAACATTTGCCGGATTAACTTCTGCTTATTCATCTTCGCATTTTCATCTTGGTGCTACAGGAGTTAATGGAGGAGTTGTTCATCCAATTGCATTTACGGATAGCACAACAAATTCTTTTTGGGCTTCTTTAGATAATTCTTCTCTTAGCGCATTGGTAAACAAAAATTTATATATAAACATTCATACGGCAAATTATCCGGCTGGTGAAATAAGAGGACAAGTTTTACCATCAACTTTCGAATCTGCACACAGTGTTACATTCGTTAGTGATGAAAATTCTTCAGTCATATCAAATTATAAATTAAGTCAGAATTACCCGAACCCATTTAATCCATCAACTACTATTAATTTTTCAATTCCCCAAAATAGTTTTGTTACAATTAAAGTATATAATAACATTGGTAAGGAAGTAACAACTTTAGTTAATGAACAAAAACCAACGGGTAATTATAATGTGGTTTTTAACGGAAATAATCTTGCAAGCGGAGTTTATTTTTATAGAATGATTGCGGATGGAATTGTTTATACAAAAAAATTAATGCTGCTTAAATGAAAGGAAAATAAATTCAATGGATTCCCGCCTGCTTACCAGTAGGCAAGCTTTCGCACATAGGCGTCAACTTAAGGTTAAATATTTAGTTTATGATGAAAATAGCCCCGACCCTGCTTATCGTAGGCAGGTTTTCAAGTCGGGGAAAGAATATTCTCTAAGAATTTAAGGCTTTAGCTCAACATAAGAATTGTACTTGCCTACTGCAAGTAGGTTGGACTAAAGTCCAGGATTTTTTGAGGATTCCGATACTCCGGCATAAATGCCCGAGTTATTCAAGTACAAAATTTCCTTAAGTTGACGCCTATGTGCTTTCGCAGGAATGACATACCGAATTTTTCAGAAGTTTCTACTAAGTTATTTTTCATTTACTAACTGTGGAAAAGTTTAGTGCATACCAACCACCAAAGGCACGTTAATAATTTTAATTCCATTGATAATGGATAAATAGTGCATCAATCTGGCAGCGGTCTTTGTTTCTTCTTAATAACAATTGTAATTAAGAAAAGTAATTGATACAAAAATGCGGAAATCAAAACTAACCGGTAGTAAATTTATCCAATTCTTATAGTTATTGTTTCCGCTATTTCTTTGGTTATCGTTTTATTTTTGTTTCATAGATATTTATCCATTCAGCCGAACTCATTTTACCCGAAAGTCCTCCAATAAGTTCAAATGGTATTTGGTCAAGTTTTTTAAATCGGAGACAGCTTTTACCTATATCCATTTTTTTTGTGCACTGTTTAGGATATTCGTTAATTAACCATTCCATCAGTTGATGTCCTTGAAAAGTTATAGAAGTGTTATCGGAATCAAATTATTTGTTATTGTAATTCTGTTAATGAATAAATGATATTGTTTAAATTCTCTTCGTCTTTTCTTTCCAAATCCAGTGTAAAATTATTCTTTTCAAGAAGTCTTGTTGATCTGCTATTATCTTTATGTGTGTAAGCATCAATTTTTTTTAGTCCAATTGTTTTAATACCAAAATCAATGATTGATCTTAATGCTTCATTCATTAATCCTTGTCCGTGGAATACCGGGTTTAACTCATAGCCAACTTCAGCAGTGGTTTTATCGCGGGAAAAATTCCATAAACATATTGTCCCGATTAAGTCCGGGTTGTTCCTTAAACTTATTGCCCAATAAATCCAATTGTTATGTTTTATTCCATCATTAATCTTTAAGATAAACGATTTAGCTTCATCAAGGTTGGCTGGTTTTTGTCGTTCAATATATTTGTTTACTCTTTCATCAGTACGTAAAAAGAAAATAGCTAAGTCATCAACACCACTTAATTGCCGCAATGTTAATCTCTCAGTTGTTAAGATTGGGAAAGGAGTAAAATTTATTTCATTCATTAAAATCAACCTTTTTTCTTATTAAGAAATGATCTTGAAAATTGCAGCACCACATTTTGATAATGAGCAATACGAATTAGAATTATTTATAAAATAAAAAATGGAGTGGTTAGTTTCAATAAAGGTTTTCGAGAGTGCCTCCCTTTTTCATAAATCTGGCAACGATATTACTTGTAACCGAATGCTTATTACCATCAAAGGAATTTCATAGGCTTAGGGCTTTTAAAACTTGCTTTATTATTTTGGGATGCAAAATTTGATTACTATGAAATGGAATTATAATTCTTGTTTGTTCTTTAATATAAATCCTATGGCTTCCTTTGGTCCGTAATAACTTGAACCCTTCCTTAAATAGCAGAGCTTCGGCAACTTTTGCTTTAATTATCGGTTGCTTAGGCAACTTTAACTCCGTATGTAGTAGTTATAATTTCCTTACTAAATATTTCTTTTTTTTCTTTATCAGTTAAAGTTTCTAAATAAAGTTCAATGGCTTCTTTAATATTTGATAAAGCTTCATCTACATTATCTGCCTGTGTTTGGCAACCTTCCAAATCGGGGCAATAGGCGTAATAACCAAATTTATCTTTTTCAATAATTACATTTAAGTTGAAGTACATTTATATCTCCAGTTGAAAAATTTCTTTAATTATACTTGAGTGAACATAACCAAATTAGATTTTTATGTCAAGCGCATTTTTAACCTTGATTTTCTATTATTATTTCTCAATTTTTCCAAGTGTAAAAGCGTCATTAATCCAGATTGATCAACAGGAGTTACTTTATGCTAAAGCGCCATAGCGTTCTTTCTTCAATCTTACTCTTAATCATATTCTTATTCTCTTTTATTTCTCAGCCTAATGCCCAAACTGTAATTGGTAAATATGCCGGCGAGTTTATGGCAATCGGAGTTGGTGGAAGAGCAAATGGAATGGGTGGCGCTTACGTTGCAGTTGCAAATGATGTTACTTCCGGATACTGGAATCCTGCAGGGCTGGCAAGCATCAATTATCCTCAAATTTCTTTAATGCACGAAGAACATTTTGGCAATCTTGTTAATTATAATTATGGTTCGGTTGCGCTTCCTTATGGATCGGATATGAGCTTTGGTCTTAGCATAATCCGTTTGGGAATTGATGGTATACCTGATACACGGGAAGCTTTAATTGATAGAGAATCCAAAGTGGTTATTTATGATATTGGTAATCCGCGTGCGGGAATTGATCCATCAAAAATTAAGGAATTTAATAACTCCGATTGGGCATTCTACTTAACATTTGCTAAAAAATACTCCGAAAATTTTTCTTACGGAGCTAACGTAAAGTTTATTTTGAGAGATATTGCTGAGTACAGTGCATATGGAGTTGGTTTTGATATTGGGGCAATGTACATGCCGTATGAAAAATTTTATATTGGTGCCAATGTGCAGGATATAACAACCACTTTGGTAGCATGGAATACCGGCAGGAACGAACTTATTACCCCAACTTTAAAACTCGGAACAGCATATTTGCTGGATTTATCTTTCGGCAGATTTACTCCTGCTGTAGATTTCGACATTCGGTTTGAGAACAGACGATTTGCCTCTCAGTTTAACTTGGGTCCAGTCAGCTTCGATCCACACTTTGGACTTGAGTATAGTTTCAAAAATGTAGTTTCAGTGCGCTTTGGTTATAATGATGTTAAACAATTTACGCTCGGCGCCGGAGTAAAACTTCCAAAACTTAATATTGATTATTCATTCTCCCGATTCAATATGTCTTCTGATGAACGTTTGCCGGATTCCCATAGAATTTCATTAATCTTAACTTTAGAAGAACCAAAATTCTTACGCAGTTCAAATTGAAGTTATTTGCGTGAATAGAAAACTATCAGTTTCCAGTCATCAGTATGCAGTAATCAATCGGCAATTTTCAATACTTGGTAGACTAAGCAACTGTGCAATTTATCGATTTTATTATTCTCATTTTCCACCTGCCTTGCCGGTAGGCAGGTTATCCCTAAACCATCAACCATCATACATTCTATTTTATCTTCTTATTTCAATCTCCTGTTTCCTTATAAGTTGTGCTCCAACTAAAACCATCGAAACAACAAGCGCTTATTCAACAGACTTTCCTTTAACAACAGATATTGCATATTCTTCTTCCAGCGATTTAACAGTTAGAATTCCAAAAGGCTGGTTTACCGCTGAGGATAAAGAATGTAAGTGTACCGATCTTTGGCTTATCCGTGATGATTTTTCAGCAACTATAAATCTTATTACCTATGAAGTTGATGATACAATAAGAAAGCATGTAATTGATGGTAAGATGGATACACTGGTAAGTTACAGCAAACAACTGAAAAAATCGAAACTGAAAATCGGATTAAAACTGGTAAAAGAAGACGAATTTTTCCAGTTGAATGAAAAACCGTTTGCCGCATATGAATATTTAGGCGATGAAGGAATTCCAATAAGAGTTGTTTTATTCCAGTATCAGGGCAGAATTTTTGAACTATCGGCAATGCCGGCACAGAAAATCGGTAGAGGAAAAGTTGATTCGCAAGAACTTTTCAGAGTACAACAATCAGTTTTAGCATCAATCAAATAGAACACAGAAAACAGAAAACAGAATTCAGAATGAAAAACCAATGATATCCTGTCTTTTATCTTCTGTCTTCCGACTTCTGTTTTCCGACTTC
This window of the Ignavibacteriales bacterium genome carries:
- a CDS encoding IS4 family transposase — encoded protein: MNKTNKFSGQPIISQILKYIEPAKIYRTAEKYKSDKYYKKFKTYDHLVSMIYTILSGCNSLREITSIILACEGKINHLGLKHFPRRSTISDANKNRKSEVFREIYNRLYEQYKGFLSDSNKSAVAIEGLKIIDSTTISLFSDILKGAGRNPVNGKKKGGIKMHTMINALEDVPCLIKFSSAATHDHTFLRELELKKGSYVVFDKGYNDYAQYSEWTLDGIYFITRQKENAVYESIAEFDIKDGIDPGVIKDERIKVQKKEKTIELRRIAYWHEPHKKVYEFITNNFEIEADKVAEIYKNRWQIEKMFKRLKQNFPLKYFLGDSQNAIEIQIWVSLIIQLIMLVIQRKIKRSWAYSNMVSVIRYHLMTYINLFKFLEKPDADWSFLTTKTDEQLLLFG
- a CDS encoding CHRD domain-containing protein, whose translation is MKNLPIRIVFLFLIIISTSFTGTVVAQTTQSSQTVFVSTINALLEGSSDTSKATATAWAILSGDKTQLTYRITYAKLTSKFTASHFHLGFPGTNGPVVHAIQYTRNTAIGSWTNLPDSIVTALIRGQIYINIHTQNYPGGEIRGQLKPVDGIPFLFSPEPGQVNSPDTSKASGTGWAVLSSDGSVPYLTYGMTIAGLTSNYTASHFHIGVATQNGGVVHPIAFSDSSAYGRWDNISDQNVLALLRDGIYANVHSANYPGGEIRGQLIKSGTISFYASLDGNQEVPIVTTNATGTALFVLNDSLSSLAYRITFANLQDGFTASHFHLGAFGVPGGVVKPINTFKGNTADGIWSGIPDSLLVSLVKGNLYVNIHSKAHGGGEIRGQVWLNEGIAFIASLNSAQSGQSVSSLGSGTSWLSLVDDTLKFQITFAGLTSAYSSSHFHLGATGVNGGVVHPIAFTDSTTNSFWASLDNSSLSALVNKNLYINIHTANYPAGEIRGQVLPSTFESAHSVTFVSDENSSVISNYKLSQNYPNPFNPSTTINFSIPQNSFVTIKVYNNIGKEVTTLVNEQKPTGNYNVVFNGNNLASGVYFYRMIADGIVYTKKLMLLK
- a CDS encoding GNAT family N-acetyltransferase codes for the protein MNEINFTPFPILTTERLTLRQLSGVDDLAIFFLRTDERVNKYIERQKPANLDEAKSFILKINDGIKHNNWIYWAISLRNNPDLIGTICLWNFSRDKTTAEVGYELNPVFHGQGLMNEALRSIIDFGIKTIGLKKIDAYTHKDNSRSTRLLEKNNFTLDLERKDEENLNNIIYSLTELQ
- a CDS encoding type II toxin-antitoxin system HicB family antitoxin, with the translated sequence MYFNLNVIIEKDKFGYYAYCPDLEGCQTQADNVDEALSNIKEAIELYLETLTDKEKKEIFSKEIITTTYGVKVA
- a CDS encoding PorV/PorQ family protein, whose translation is MLKRHSVLSSILLLIIFLFSFISQPNAQTVIGKYAGEFMAIGVGGRANGMGGAYVAVANDVTSGYWNPAGLASINYPQISLMHEEHFGNLVNYNYGSVALPYGSDMSFGLSIIRLGIDGIPDTREALIDRESKVVIYDIGNPRAGIDPSKIKEFNNSDWAFYLTFAKKYSENFSYGANVKFILRDIAEYSAYGVGFDIGAMYMPYEKFYIGANVQDITTTLVAWNTGRNELITPTLKLGTAYLLDLSFGRFTPAVDFDIRFENRRFASQFNLGPVSFDPHFGLEYSFKNVVSVRFGYNDVKQFTLGAGVKLPKLNIDYSFSRFNMSSDERLPDSHRISLILTLEEPKFLRSSN